The following proteins come from a genomic window of Diprion similis isolate iyDipSimi1 chromosome 8, iyDipSimi1.1, whole genome shotgun sequence:
- the LOC124408440 gene encoding GRB10-interacting GYF protein 2 isoform X6, with product MTDSMKFGPEWLRNLSGDGCNTGGGGGGPSILTTPRYQLAEHRYGREEMLALFDRNYKAPEPLVSFPALYIIQAQQPLALTPMTEEEAVNMRSWNSGLTNNVGRGRGGSVDRGGRGRGGRGGIYPSHYSRGVIFDEPGDGPRTEPQPFPGRTRPFDRSQSERGWSERNGGPEPGDWNGSTSPRKELGRGGSGGSFMEGNWRRHRAGEDDDGWRVAPSSRGERWGRGSWRDGGGSERGDRLDRPEGVEGEEVKSGTRWEPRASHRSSHDLSHHPPTRTLRTWEPNHHDNHDNLPEWATENPSESGGSFDASGAFHGGMYSDDDEDGIISAGGNRESRIRHMSEGNNLSNSKPPSKPLPINHGQTPQNSNRRANITASSTGIRERPKSLQPFEDKESPEEQDKRSVSPSKPLPTQSNTPLKGSPPVVNSLPRKVQSATNLDKVSDKNPVIQNTRNSNKIPGDMSLAEAVRADNTVNESSPADNNDKPVLHSGLKKSKSTLGMMSVTNVRQKSEDDLDRMKEEADALVAKLMADEETHKDQRSSVPPSANNPVPSIASSTQEKWFYRDPQGEVQGPFLASEMSEWFKAGYFNVNLLVRRACDERYSMLGDLIKMWGRVPFMPGPPVPPLKVTEPVGIPVPVAIPGALPKAGMEDPSVLYQYQQMCLLQNQLLFRHVRLAVINKLSQSEQWASMSPADQNQLILQHMLQQPEMAEISRMTVNPFVSTLTAQPANPIMQLFTQMQQAKTQTENHLPPTMHPTTPTHPGTIDPVQQLMQQMRGIQNLHGVQQPNMTPTPATTPEDNPIKSLLRQLSVNGHPQATQIESVWPHPPPQMAPPQFGNPNWQSQMGPIPAMPPGQLPNSLWDLHTKEMKTEQQILEEQKLKIQEEKKKEQLKKQEELKRQAEEESAKRKQDEETEKARLAEEAAKRTEEERKKKEEEKKRKEEEKRKQEEELKKKEEKKRKEEERKREEKRKQDEENNRKKQEEEKRKREEAKRQEEKQRKEEEKRKKLEEEQKREEEERIRKEEEARRKTEAEEQAKRAEQRRREAEALRKLQERSKAPWAQTPHAPAPSSHASLAEIQRLEREKKAEELRVQQLLQQQMAQQRAAEVAQDAATAEISKGLQLKWAEKAAPVSKPVVKSLAQIQQEEQERLAKQQERERQEKAAQKEPVVPLQSAGIWGTAAQSLNWTSATNANNQAWSNSTATTTGGFWDDPISAKTNPTPKHSAKQSATSKAPVNPVQPQQQQQQQQQQQNNKPTKSKNKKEGELVKKLFEQNTAKPDDFTQWCNKALGGLQASVDIPTFVGFLRDIESAYEVKEYVRLYLGDNKQCSEFAKQFLEKRSKWRSAQRPHPQADDLCKPAPAVNPNATTTEFQEVKGKAKKPKKGKMYKVDSTILGFSVTAAPDRINVGDRDYGEGV from the exons ATGACggattcaatgaaatttggtCCAGAATG GTTGCGCAACTTGTCAGGAGACGGTTGCAATACcggcgggggagggggaggaccTAGTATCCTGACCACCCCTCGCTACCAGCTGGCCGAGCATAGATACGGTCGAGAAGAGATGCTAGCTCTGTTTGACCGAAATTATAAAGCACCCGAACCTCTTGTCTCTTTCCCTGCCCTCTACATTATACAAGCTCAACAACCTCTGGCACTCACACCAATGACAGAAGAAGAGGCGGTAAATATG CGCTCCTGGAATAGTGGTTTAACAAACAATGTGGGCAGAGGAAGAGGGGGCAGCGTTGACCGAGGAGGACGAGGCAGAGGCGGGAGAGGTGGGATTTATCCATCTCACTACTCCCGAGGAGTCATTTTCGACGAGCCAGGCGATGGACCGAGAACTGAGCCACAACCTTTTCCG GGGAGAACTAGACCGTTCGACAGATCACAGAGTGAACGAGGTTGGTCGGAGAGAAATGGCGGACCCGAACCTGGAGACTGGAACGGTTCTACTAGTCCCAGAAAGGAATTGGGACGAGGTGGAAGCGGCGGGTCGTTCATGGAAGGGAACTGGCGACGGCATCGTGCTGGCGAAGACGACGATGGATGGAGAGTGGCTCCTAGTAGTCGTGGTGAAAGATGGG GTAGAGGCAGTTGGCGTGATGGCGGTGGTTCCGAGAGGGGCGATCGATTGGATCGACCTGAGGGTGTGGAGGGAGAAGAAGTGAAAAGTGGTACACGTTGGGAGCCCAGGGCTAGCCATAGGTCCTCTCACGACTTGTCTCATCATCCACCGACTCGAACTCTTCGAACTTGGGAGCCTAACCATCACGATAACCATGACAACCTACCTGAGTG GGCAACGGAGAATCCTAGCGAGAGTGGGGGCAGCTTCGACGCATCGGGAGCATTTCACGGAGGGATGTATTCAGATGATGACGAAGATGGGATAATTAGCGCGGGCGGTAATCGAGAATCTAGGATCCGCCACATGTCAGAAGGAAATAATTTAAGCAACTCTAAACCACCCTCGAAACCCTTGCCTATTAACCATGGACAAACTCCCCAAAATTCCAATCGTCGTGCTAACATAACTGCCAGTAGTACTGGGATTAGAGAGCGACCAAAATCCCTTCAACCCTTTGAGGACAAAGAGAGTCCCGAAGAGCAGGATAAACGTAGCGTATCACCCTCGAAACCACTGCCTACTCAAAGTAATACTCCGTTGAAAGGTTCACCACCTGTGGTTAACTCGTTACCAAGAAAAGTTCAAAGTGCCACCAATTTAGACAAAGTTTCGGACAAGAATCCAGTTATTCAAAATACACGAAACTCTAATAAAATTCCTGGGGATATGTCACTGGCCGAAGCGGTCAGAGCCGACAATACGGTAAACGAATCATCCCCTGCGGATAACAATGACAAGCCAGTCTTACATTCCGGTTTGAAAAAGAGTAAAAGTACTTTAGGAATGATGTCTGTCACTAACGTCAGACAAAAGTCTGAAGATGATTTAGACAGGATGAAGGAAGAGGCGGACGCGTTAGTGGCAAAACTAATGGCTGATGAAGAAACCCACAAAGATCAACGATCCAGTGTTCCACCTTCAGCAAACAACCCAGTTCCCAGTATCGCGTCATCCACTCAGGAGAAATGGTTCTACCGAGACCCTCAAGGCGAAGTTCAGGGACCATTTTTGGCTAGCGAAATGTCAGAATGGTTCAAAGCTGGATACTTCAACGTTAATCTACTTGTAAGAAGAGCTTGCGATGAAAGGTATTCCATGCTTGGTGATCTCATCAAAATGTGGGGCAGAGTACCGTTCATGCCTGGTCCACCCGTACCACCTTTAAAG GTAACGGAACCAGTCGGAATTCCAGTGCCCGTCGCCATTCCTGGTGCCCTTCCAAAAGCTGGAATGGAGGATCCGTCGGTCTTGTATCAATACCAACAAATGTGTCTGCTTCAAAATCAACTTCTTTTCCGACATGTGCGTTTGGCAGTTATCAATAAGTTATCACAGTCTGAACAATGGGCTTCCATGAGTCCTGCAGACCAAAACCAATTAATACTCCAACACATGCTGCAGCAACCTGAGATGGCAGAAATATCCCGAATGACTGTCAATCCTTTTGTATCTACGCTCACTGCCCAACCAGCAAATCCTATAATGCAATTATTTACACAGATGCAACAG GCAAAAACTCAAACGGAGAATCATCTCCCGCCAACTATGCATCCGACGACGCCAACCCATCCTGGTACGATAGACCCCGTCCAACAACTTATGCAACAAATGAGAGGCATACAAAATTTACACGGCGTTCAGCAGCCCAACATGACACCTACCCCTGCCACCACGCCCGAAGACAATCCCATCAAATCGTTGCTGCGACAGCTCAGTGTTAACGGACACCCACAAGCCACACAAATCGAGTCTGTTTGGCCTCATCCCCCACCTCAAATGGCACCGCCTCAATTCGGCAATCCGAATTGGCAATCCCAG ATGGGCCCTATTCCTGCCATGCCCCCTGGCCAATTGCCTAATTCACTTTGGGATCTACATACTAAAGAAATGAAGACTGAACAACAGATACTA GAGGAGCAAAAACTTAAAATacaagaggagaaaaagaaagagcaaCTCAAGAAACAGGAAGAATTGAAAAGACAAGCGGAAGAAGAAAGCGCTAAGAGGAAACAAGATGAAGAGACGGAGAAAGCAAGATTGGCTGAAGAGGCCGCAAAGCGTACggaggaggagagaaaaaagaaagaagaagagaaaaaacgaaaggagGAAGAGAAGCGCAAGCAAGAGGAAGAActaaagaagaaggaggagaaaaagcgtaaagaggaggagagaaagcgggaggaaaaaagaaaacaagatgAGGAAAATAACCGTAAAAAACaagaggaagagaagagaaagagggaagAGGCTAAAAGACAAGaagagaaacaaagaaaagaagaagagaagagaaaaaagttggaagaagaacaaaaacgtgaagaagaagaacgaatTAG GAAAGAAGAGGAGGCGCGCAGAAAGACAGAAGCCGAAGAGCAAGCAAAGCGAGCCGAGCAACGGAGACGGGAGGCAGAGGCACTTAGGAAATTGCAAGAACGCAGCAAGGCTCCTTGGGCTCAGACACCTCACGCTCCAGCTCCGTCTTCTCACGCGTCCCTTGCTGAGATACAAAGGCTTGAACGAGAAAAGAAGGCT GAAGAATTAAGAGTACAGCAACTGTTGCAACAACAAATGGCACAGCAAAGAGCTGCAGAAGTGGCCCAGGATGCGGCAACGGCAGAAATATCAAAAGGTCTGCAACTGAAATGGGCAGAGAAAGCAGCGCCGGTCTCAAAACCAGTTGTCAAGAGTCTAGCTCAGATTCAACAAGAAGAGCAAGAGCGTCTCGCGAAG CAGCAAGAAAGGGAAAGGCAAGAAAAGGCTGCACAAAAGGAACCGGTAGTGCCACTACAAAGCGCCGGCATTTGGGGCACAGCTGCCCAGTCTTTGAACTGGACCAGTGCTACGAACGCTAACAACCAGGCCTGGTCTAATAGCACGGCTACCACTACTGGCGGTTTCTGGGATGATCCCATATCAGCAAAGACGAATCCAACGCCGAAACACTCTGCTAAACAATCGGCAACTAGCAAAGCCCCTGTAAATCCCGTTCAAcctcaacaacaacaacaacagcagcagcag caacaaaataacaaacccaccaaaagtaaaaacaaaaaagaagggGAATTGGTGAAGAAACTCTTTGAACAAAATACTGCCAAGCCAGACGACTTCACTCAGTGGTGTAACAAAGCTTTGGGCGGCCTCCAAGCTTCTGTCGATA
- the LOC124408440 gene encoding GRB10-interacting GYF protein 2 isoform X5, whose translation MTDSMKFGPEWLRNLSGDGCNTGGGGGGPSILTTPRYQLAEHRYGREEMLALFDRNYKAPEPLVSFPALYIIQAQQPLALTPMTEEEAVNMRSWNSGLTNNVGRGRGGSVDRGGRGRGGRGGIYPSHYSRGVIFDEPGDGPRTEPQPFPGRTRPFDRSQSERGWSERNGGPEPGDWNGSTSPRKELGRGGSGGSFMEGNWRRHRAGEDDDGWRVAPSSRGERWGRGSWRDGGGSERGDRLDRPEGVEGEEVKSGTRWEPRASHRSSHDLSHHPPTRTLRTWEPNHHDNHDNLPEWSYSCRATENPSESGGSFDASGAFHGGMYSDDDEDGIISAGGNRESRIRHMSEGNNLSNSKPPSKPLPINHGQTPQNSNRRANITASSTGIRERPKSLQPFEDKESPEEQDKRSVSPSKPLPTQSNTPLKGSPPVVNSLPRKVQSATNLDKVSDKNPVIQNTRNSNKIPGDMSLAEAVRADNTVNESSPADNNDKPVLHSGLKKSKSTLGMMSVTNVRQKSEDDLDRMKEEADALVAKLMADEETHKDQRSSVPPSANNPVPSIASSTQEKWFYRDPQGEVQGPFLASEMSEWFKAGYFNVNLLVRRACDERYSMLGDLIKMWGRVPFMPGPPVPPLKVTEPVGIPVPVAIPGALPKAGMEDPSVLYQYQQMCLLQNQLLFRHVRLAVINKLSQSEQWASMSPADQNQLILQHMLQQPEMAEISRMTVNPFVSTLTAQPANPIMQLFTQMQQAKTQTENHLPPTMHPTTPTHPGTIDPVQQLMQQMRGIQNLHGVQQPNMTPTPATTPEDNPIKSLLRQLSVNGHPQATQIESVWPHPPPQMAPPQFGNPNWQSQMGPIPAMPPGQLPNSLWDLHTKEMKTEQQILEEQKLKIQEEKKKEQLKKQEELKRQAEEESAKRKQDEETEKARLAEEAAKRTEEERKKKEEEKKRKEEEKRKQEEELKKKEEKKRKEEERKREEKRKQDEENNRKKQEEEKRKREEAKRQEEKQRKEEEKRKKLEEEQKREEEERIRKEEEARRKTEAEEQAKRAEQRRREAEALRKLQERSKAPWAQTPHAPAPSSHASLAEIQRLEREKKAEELRVQQLLQQQMAQQRAAEVAQDAATAEISKGLQLKWAEKAAPVSKPVVKSLAQIQQEEQERLAKQQERERQEKAAQKEPVVPLQSAGIWGTAAQSLNWTSATNANNQAWSNSTATTTGGFWDDPISAKTNPTPKHSAKQSATSKAPVNPVQPQQQQQQQQQQNNKPTKSKNKKEGELVKKLFEQNTAKPDDFTQWCNKALGGLQASVDIPTFVGFLRDIESAYEVKEYVRLYLGDNKQCSEFAKQFLEKRSKWRSAQRPHPQADDLCKPAPAVNPNATTTEFQEVKGKAKKPKKGKMYKVDSTILGFSVTAAPDRINVGDRDYGEGV comes from the exons ATGACggattcaatgaaatttggtCCAGAATG GTTGCGCAACTTGTCAGGAGACGGTTGCAATACcggcgggggagggggaggaccTAGTATCCTGACCACCCCTCGCTACCAGCTGGCCGAGCATAGATACGGTCGAGAAGAGATGCTAGCTCTGTTTGACCGAAATTATAAAGCACCCGAACCTCTTGTCTCTTTCCCTGCCCTCTACATTATACAAGCTCAACAACCTCTGGCACTCACACCAATGACAGAAGAAGAGGCGGTAAATATG CGCTCCTGGAATAGTGGTTTAACAAACAATGTGGGCAGAGGAAGAGGGGGCAGCGTTGACCGAGGAGGACGAGGCAGAGGCGGGAGAGGTGGGATTTATCCATCTCACTACTCCCGAGGAGTCATTTTCGACGAGCCAGGCGATGGACCGAGAACTGAGCCACAACCTTTTCCG GGGAGAACTAGACCGTTCGACAGATCACAGAGTGAACGAGGTTGGTCGGAGAGAAATGGCGGACCCGAACCTGGAGACTGGAACGGTTCTACTAGTCCCAGAAAGGAATTGGGACGAGGTGGAAGCGGCGGGTCGTTCATGGAAGGGAACTGGCGACGGCATCGTGCTGGCGAAGACGACGATGGATGGAGAGTGGCTCCTAGTAGTCGTGGTGAAAGATGGG GTAGAGGCAGTTGGCGTGATGGCGGTGGTTCCGAGAGGGGCGATCGATTGGATCGACCTGAGGGTGTGGAGGGAGAAGAAGTGAAAAGTGGTACACGTTGGGAGCCCAGGGCTAGCCATAGGTCCTCTCACGACTTGTCTCATCATCCACCGACTCGAACTCTTCGAACTTGGGAGCCTAACCATCACGATAACCATGACAACCTACCTGAGTG GTCTTACTCTTGCAGGGCAACGGAGAATCCTAGCGAGAGTGGGGGCAGCTTCGACGCATCGGGAGCATTTCACGGAGGGATGTATTCAGATGATGACGAAGATGGGATAATTAGCGCGGGCGGTAATCGAGAATCTAGGATCCGCCACATGTCAGAAGGAAATAATTTAAGCAACTCTAAACCACCCTCGAAACCCTTGCCTATTAACCATGGACAAACTCCCCAAAATTCCAATCGTCGTGCTAACATAACTGCCAGTAGTACTGGGATTAGAGAGCGACCAAAATCCCTTCAACCCTTTGAGGACAAAGAGAGTCCCGAAGAGCAGGATAAACGTAGCGTATCACCCTCGAAACCACTGCCTACTCAAAGTAATACTCCGTTGAAAGGTTCACCACCTGTGGTTAACTCGTTACCAAGAAAAGTTCAAAGTGCCACCAATTTAGACAAAGTTTCGGACAAGAATCCAGTTATTCAAAATACACGAAACTCTAATAAAATTCCTGGGGATATGTCACTGGCCGAAGCGGTCAGAGCCGACAATACGGTAAACGAATCATCCCCTGCGGATAACAATGACAAGCCAGTCTTACATTCCGGTTTGAAAAAGAGTAAAAGTACTTTAGGAATGATGTCTGTCACTAACGTCAGACAAAAGTCTGAAGATGATTTAGACAGGATGAAGGAAGAGGCGGACGCGTTAGTGGCAAAACTAATGGCTGATGAAGAAACCCACAAAGATCAACGATCCAGTGTTCCACCTTCAGCAAACAACCCAGTTCCCAGTATCGCGTCATCCACTCAGGAGAAATGGTTCTACCGAGACCCTCAAGGCGAAGTTCAGGGACCATTTTTGGCTAGCGAAATGTCAGAATGGTTCAAAGCTGGATACTTCAACGTTAATCTACTTGTAAGAAGAGCTTGCGATGAAAGGTATTCCATGCTTGGTGATCTCATCAAAATGTGGGGCAGAGTACCGTTCATGCCTGGTCCACCCGTACCACCTTTAAAG GTAACGGAACCAGTCGGAATTCCAGTGCCCGTCGCCATTCCTGGTGCCCTTCCAAAAGCTGGAATGGAGGATCCGTCGGTCTTGTATCAATACCAACAAATGTGTCTGCTTCAAAATCAACTTCTTTTCCGACATGTGCGTTTGGCAGTTATCAATAAGTTATCACAGTCTGAACAATGGGCTTCCATGAGTCCTGCAGACCAAAACCAATTAATACTCCAACACATGCTGCAGCAACCTGAGATGGCAGAAATATCCCGAATGACTGTCAATCCTTTTGTATCTACGCTCACTGCCCAACCAGCAAATCCTATAATGCAATTATTTACACAGATGCAACAG GCAAAAACTCAAACGGAGAATCATCTCCCGCCAACTATGCATCCGACGACGCCAACCCATCCTGGTACGATAGACCCCGTCCAACAACTTATGCAACAAATGAGAGGCATACAAAATTTACACGGCGTTCAGCAGCCCAACATGACACCTACCCCTGCCACCACGCCCGAAGACAATCCCATCAAATCGTTGCTGCGACAGCTCAGTGTTAACGGACACCCACAAGCCACACAAATCGAGTCTGTTTGGCCTCATCCCCCACCTCAAATGGCACCGCCTCAATTCGGCAATCCGAATTGGCAATCCCAG ATGGGCCCTATTCCTGCCATGCCCCCTGGCCAATTGCCTAATTCACTTTGGGATCTACATACTAAAGAAATGAAGACTGAACAACAGATACTA GAGGAGCAAAAACTTAAAATacaagaggagaaaaagaaagagcaaCTCAAGAAACAGGAAGAATTGAAAAGACAAGCGGAAGAAGAAAGCGCTAAGAGGAAACAAGATGAAGAGACGGAGAAAGCAAGATTGGCTGAAGAGGCCGCAAAGCGTACggaggaggagagaaaaaagaaagaagaagagaaaaaacgaaaggagGAAGAGAAGCGCAAGCAAGAGGAAGAActaaagaagaaggaggagaaaaagcgtaaagaggaggagagaaagcgggaggaaaaaagaaaacaagatgAGGAAAATAACCGTAAAAAACaagaggaagagaagagaaagagggaagAGGCTAAAAGACAAGaagagaaacaaagaaaagaagaagagaagagaaaaaagttggaagaagaacaaaaacgtgaagaagaagaacgaatTAG GAAAGAAGAGGAGGCGCGCAGAAAGACAGAAGCCGAAGAGCAAGCAAAGCGAGCCGAGCAACGGAGACGGGAGGCAGAGGCACTTAGGAAATTGCAAGAACGCAGCAAGGCTCCTTGGGCTCAGACACCTCACGCTCCAGCTCCGTCTTCTCACGCGTCCCTTGCTGAGATACAAAGGCTTGAACGAGAAAAGAAGGCT GAAGAATTAAGAGTACAGCAACTGTTGCAACAACAAATGGCACAGCAAAGAGCTGCAGAAGTGGCCCAGGATGCGGCAACGGCAGAAATATCAAAAGGTCTGCAACTGAAATGGGCAGAGAAAGCAGCGCCGGTCTCAAAACCAGTTGTCAAGAGTCTAGCTCAGATTCAACAAGAAGAGCAAGAGCGTCTCGCGAAG CAGCAAGAAAGGGAAAGGCAAGAAAAGGCTGCACAAAAGGAACCGGTAGTGCCACTACAAAGCGCCGGCATTTGGGGCACAGCTGCCCAGTCTTTGAACTGGACCAGTGCTACGAACGCTAACAACCAGGCCTGGTCTAATAGCACGGCTACCACTACTGGCGGTTTCTGGGATGATCCCATATCAGCAAAGACGAATCCAACGCCGAAACACTCTGCTAAACAATCGGCAACTAGCAAAGCCCCTGTAAATCCCGTTCAAcctcaacaacaacaacaacagcagcag caacaaaataacaaacccaccaaaagtaaaaacaaaaaagaagggGAATTGGTGAAGAAACTCTTTGAACAAAATACTGCCAAGCCAGACGACTTCACTCAGTGGTGTAACAAAGCTTTGGGCGGCCTCCAAGCTTCTGTCGATA